A region of Alteromonadaceae bacterium 2753L.S.0a.02 DNA encodes the following proteins:
- a CDS encoding MazG-like nucleotide pyrophosphohydrolase family protein — protein sequence MNKDLILNEFSRVSQAMGWDSRHSPKNLANAVSIEAAKLLENFQWLSDIDSELLREDGDINKVAADIADIFIYLVVMCHKLDLDPWVIVKDKLLVNRTKFIEQIVAREISQQMDNFRSDAPTQGTHPQPASQQTRYNTPSPVSEVASKFSASSNESIDWVAVAKKIANSRAELKEQSNRLRADKSKDDTHS from the coding sequence ATGAATAAAGATCTGATTCTCAACGAGTTTAGTCGTGTTTCCCAAGCAATGGGCTGGGACTCACGTCATTCCCCGAAAAACCTCGCCAACGCCGTCTCAATAGAGGCCGCCAAGCTGCTGGAAAATTTCCAGTGGTTGTCTGATATCGATTCAGAATTGTTACGTGAAGACGGGGATATTAACAAAGTCGCGGCAGATATCGCCGATATTTTTATTTATCTCGTGGTTATGTGCCACAAACTCGATCTCGACCCCTGGGTTATCGTCAAAGACAAACTGCTTGTTAATCGTACCAAGTTCATTGAGCAGATAGTTGCGCGTGAAATATCTCAACAGATGGATAACTTCCGATCCGACGCGCCAACGCAAGGCACCCATCCGCAGCCCGCGTCGCAACAAACGCGCTACAACACACCATCGCCGGTCTCCGAAGTAGCCAGTAAATTCAGTGCATCCAGTAACGAATCAATCGATTGGGTTGCGGTTGCCAAAAAAATAGCCAATAGTCGCGCAGAGCTTAAAGAACAATCAAACCGCTTGCGTGCCGACAAGTCCAAAGACGATACCCATTCATAA
- a CDS encoding S-adenosylmethionine-dependent methyltransferase — translation MQDRNFDDLAARFQRNVYGTLKGQLRLRVLQRDFAEIIPGLLEGRTPWRILDAGAGQAQFSLQLAQAGHQVVLADISTKMLQIAAQQLQVCSAQVQQNVQVINAAIQSLPGELADKRLPTQHDLVICHAVLEWLGEPGQLYKQLKPLCKPGAYLSLIFYNINGLAFKNLLRGNFNKFDIDTFKAFRGSLTPTHPQDPEHVQQCLESEGFEVLCRSGIRVFYDYILDPEIRNSAPDALTEKELQYSRRAPFWQMARYIHFLARFNT, via the coding sequence GTGCAAGACCGCAATTTCGACGATCTCGCTGCAAGATTTCAGCGCAATGTGTACGGCACCTTAAAGGGCCAACTGCGTCTTCGGGTATTGCAGCGCGATTTTGCCGAAATTATTCCCGGCTTACTGGAAGGCCGCACTCCGTGGCGAATTCTCGACGCAGGCGCTGGTCAGGCGCAATTCTCATTGCAACTGGCACAGGCGGGACATCAGGTGGTACTCGCCGATATTTCGACCAAAATGCTGCAAATCGCAGCGCAGCAACTGCAAGTTTGCTCTGCGCAAGTACAGCAAAACGTGCAGGTCATAAACGCTGCGATTCAGTCTTTGCCAGGCGAGCTTGCTGATAAAAGGCTTCCCACACAGCATGATTTGGTGATTTGCCATGCAGTGCTGGAATGGCTCGGCGAGCCTGGACAACTCTACAAGCAATTAAAACCACTGTGTAAGCCAGGTGCTTACCTGTCGTTAATTTTCTACAACATCAACGGACTGGCTTTTAAAAATCTGTTGCGTGGCAACTTCAATAAATTTGATATCGATACTTTTAAAGCCTTTCGCGGCAGCTTGACGCCAACACACCCACAAGATCCTGAACATGTGCAGCAATGCCTTGAGAGCGAGGGCTTCGAAGTATTGTGCCGCAGCGGTATTCGGGTGTTTTACGATTACATACTCGACCCTGAAATCAGGAATAGTGCGCCTGATGCGCTGACAGAAAAAGAACTGCAATATTCACGTCGCGCCCCGTTTTGGCAAATGGCCCGCTATATTCACTTTCTTGCTAGGTTTAACACGTGA
- a CDS encoding ribosome-associated protein, which translates to MIKLAGFELSDDEIVFTAMRSQGAGGQNVNKVSSAVLLRWNIQQTSLPEPIKARLMANEASRINAEGYLLIKAQRFRTQERNKNDALERLADMVERAALPIKKRIATKPSRAAKRRRVDAKARRGQLKQTRKPIDF; encoded by the coding sequence GTGATCAAGCTCGCAGGTTTCGAGTTATCAGACGACGAAATTGTTTTTACCGCAATGCGTTCTCAGGGTGCAGGCGGTCAAAACGTGAATAAAGTGTCGTCTGCGGTGCTGTTGCGCTGGAATATCCAGCAAACTTCATTGCCAGAGCCTATTAAGGCGCGCTTGATGGCGAATGAAGCTTCACGCATAAACGCTGAGGGCTACTTGCTCATAAAGGCACAGCGATTTCGAACTCAGGAGCGCAACAAGAACGATGCACTGGAGCGCTTAGCCGATATGGTTGAGCGAGCTGCCTTACCCATTAAAAAACGCATTGCCACCAAACCCAGTCGCGCTGCCAAAAGACGTCGAGTGGATGCAAAAGCGCGTCGTGGTCAGCTGAAACAAACCCGGAAGCCTATCGACTTCTGA
- a CDS encoding diguanylate cyclase (GGDEF)-like protein has product MNPKSFNIVRIVAVFFTLTLIVGERYLPEKQFQAIPGDKLLFELFSDIDYGGKSTVEWINEKNNEWRCHVIRSDVYAGCGASMVFSYRPYEVFDLSKYSAVEISLSYQGPADKIRIYIRNHDPRYSTLFNIEATKFQSVTLRVADITPQASILLSEFSVADWWKDQFNIPRKLSHPDFSQVVSIGVDLASPISYGDHTYSVKSLKFTGDWVKPVQLYLAIILGWMGVIAWEAGTRLLYLYRRTKRDSKKLLELRAESLKYKELSKTDALTGIINRVGLVEMLSPLVKQEAGFEGYAVMVVDIDHFKRINDMRGHDVGDRILKAFARRVSESIRSDDIFARWGGEEFVIVTHNDDREAVRAFAEKIRSAVHVYVFEPDKPLKLSVSLGVAFTQSNELFEDCFKRADECLYRAKNLGRNCVVIEDE; this is encoded by the coding sequence ATGAACCCCAAAAGTTTTAATATTGTACGCATTGTGGCAGTTTTTTTTACGCTGACACTGATTGTGGGTGAACGCTATCTACCAGAAAAACAATTTCAGGCCATTCCTGGCGATAAGTTGTTGTTTGAGTTGTTTTCGGATATTGATTACGGTGGTAAAAGCACCGTGGAATGGATTAACGAGAAAAACAACGAGTGGCGTTGCCATGTGATTAGAAGTGATGTGTATGCGGGGTGCGGGGCTTCGATGGTATTTTCCTACAGGCCCTACGAAGTGTTCGATCTCTCGAAGTATTCAGCTGTTGAAATCTCGCTGAGTTACCAGGGGCCTGCCGATAAAATACGTATTTACATACGCAATCATGACCCGCGCTATTCAACATTGTTTAATATTGAGGCAACCAAATTTCAGTCGGTTACTTTAAGAGTCGCTGATATTACCCCGCAAGCTTCCATTTTGCTCAGCGAGTTCTCGGTTGCGGATTGGTGGAAAGATCAATTCAATATTCCTCGTAAATTGTCTCATCCGGATTTCAGTCAAGTTGTTTCTATCGGGGTGGATCTGGCATCCCCGATTTCCTATGGCGACCACACCTACAGTGTTAAATCACTAAAATTTACGGGTGATTGGGTTAAACCCGTGCAACTATATCTGGCAATAATTCTCGGCTGGATGGGTGTGATTGCCTGGGAGGCCGGTACGCGCTTATTGTATCTCTACAGAAGAACGAAGCGAGATTCTAAAAAATTACTGGAGTTGCGCGCCGAATCTTTGAAGTATAAAGAATTATCAAAAACCGATGCATTGACCGGTATTATTAATCGGGTGGGATTGGTTGAAATGCTGTCACCGCTTGTAAAACAGGAAGCGGGTTTTGAAGGTTATGCGGTTATGGTGGTGGATATCGATCATTTTAAGCGTATTAATGATATGCGGGGCCACGATGTGGGCGATCGCATTCTCAAAGCTTTTGCTCGGCGCGTTTCAGAATCGATTCGCAGCGACGATATATTCGCGCGCTGGGGTGGCGAAGAGTTCGTTATTGTTACTCATAACGATGATCGGGAGGCGGTGCGTGCGTTTGCAGAAAAAATACGCTCAGCGGTTCATGTGTATGTGTTTGAACCCGACAAGCCACTTAAACTCTCTGTGAGTTTGGGTGTGGCATTTACCCAAAGTAACGAGCTGTTTGAAGATTGTTTCAAACGCGCAGATGAATGCTTATACCGGGCAAAAAATCTGGGCCGCAATTGCGTTGTCATCGAAGATGAATGA
- a CDS encoding metallo-beta-lactamase superfamily protein, whose translation MLTREIFTSETHQWFMFGRDPEKPDKIIDTNQYMVRTKNNALLMDPGGIELFSAMLANVVKQVPVNQITHLFASHQDPDIISSLGLWDRALDNATLHAPWLWEGFIRHFGMNSITYDALPDEGNTLTIDAVDLQFLPAHYLHASGNFHVYDPRAKILMSGDVGASLEPPGMPLEVKDFEAHTRHMTMFHQRWMPSNAAKNDWVERVSKLRIDKMCPQHGRIFTGDNVKRFLDWFYKLEVGNAIK comes from the coding sequence ATGCTAACCAGAGAAATATTTACCTCAGAAACTCATCAGTGGTTTATGTTTGGGCGCGACCCGGAAAAACCCGACAAAATAATCGATACCAATCAATACATGGTGCGTACCAAAAACAATGCCTTACTTATGGACCCAGGCGGTATCGAATTGTTTTCGGCAATGCTTGCCAACGTTGTTAAGCAAGTGCCAGTCAACCAAATAACTCACCTCTTTGCTTCTCATCAAGACCCCGATATTATTTCATCACTCGGCCTTTGGGACCGCGCACTGGATAATGCAACGCTGCACGCCCCCTGGCTTTGGGAGGGGTTTATCCGGCATTTTGGTATGAATTCCATAACTTACGATGCCCTACCCGATGAGGGCAACACACTGACAATAGATGCCGTAGATCTGCAGTTTTTACCCGCGCATTACTTGCATGCGTCGGGCAATTTTCATGTTTACGACCCGCGTGCGAAAATTTTAATGAGTGGCGACGTTGGCGCTTCACTGGAGCCGCCGGGTATGCCCCTCGAAGTAAAAGACTTCGAAGCACACACCCGACATATGACGATGTTTCATCAGCGCTGGATGCCATCCAATGCTGCAAAAAACGATTGGGTCGAGCGTGTAAGCAAACTCAGAATTGATAAAATGTGTCCCCAGCATGGTCGCATTTTTACCGGAGACAACGTTAAACGCTTTTTGGACTGGTTTTATAAGCTTGAGGTGGGTAACGCCATCAAGTGA
- a CDS encoding pyruvate kinase, whose protein sequence is MSCDSDTSLLRSAKRARSHETELNVFTVVPIHMSTKQPASPSTLPQDDLDALLQRLLSLRTDMVEGAKNRLANYAEYFEHGKFTASAWNLALYLALRRHDLRNLQAQLASYGLSSLGHSEAHILDTLNKVIDLLSLTLDRPTPDTPADVPGVDYYRGIEELENNTQAIFGNAPEGRNVRVMVTLPSEAADDYGLIKQLLNSGMDCARINCAHDNEKAWKRMIENLRNAENSTGKHCKIYMDLAGPKIRTGAIYKNSEKPAEFLKLYLNDRLLISAGEPGEALKDSAQQVGSDIRGAVACTCPPVFEYLAVGDSVWIDDGKAGGKVEWVSKSAAVVHITHTGPNGSKIKSDKGINFPDTQLDLSPLTEKDLSDLDFIADHADLVGYSFVQSLDDMNRLQEELRLRDAGTLPIIAKIETRRAVKKFPEILFGIMGRQPVGVMIARGDLAVELGGERMAEIQEELLWLCEAAHVPVIWATQVLESLAKRGLASRPELTDAAMAERAECVMLNKGRYIDAAVRTLTDILSRMAAHQHKKRSQMRALHW, encoded by the coding sequence GTGTCATGCGACTCTGATACATCTCTCTTGCGCTCTGCGAAGCGTGCCCGCTCGCACGAGACTGAACTTAACGTCTTCACCGTGGTGCCAATACACATGTCAACGAAACAACCTGCTTCACCCAGTACCCTCCCCCAAGATGATCTCGATGCCTTACTGCAACGTTTATTGAGTTTGAGAACCGATATGGTCGAAGGTGCAAAAAACCGACTTGCCAATTACGCAGAATATTTCGAACACGGTAAGTTTACTGCCAGTGCATGGAATCTGGCGCTCTACCTTGCACTGAGAAGACATGATTTGCGCAACCTGCAGGCGCAACTCGCCAGCTATGGACTGTCATCACTGGGCCACTCAGAAGCTCATATTCTTGATACCCTCAACAAAGTTATCGACCTCTTGTCGCTCACCCTCGACCGCCCTACACCCGATACACCCGCCGACGTACCGGGCGTCGATTACTATCGCGGTATTGAAGAGCTGGAAAACAACACCCAGGCCATCTTTGGGAACGCACCCGAAGGTCGAAATGTTCGGGTCATGGTAACCCTTCCCTCCGAGGCAGCCGATGATTATGGTCTGATCAAACAACTGCTCAATTCAGGTATGGATTGCGCTCGAATCAATTGTGCGCACGACAATGAAAAAGCCTGGAAGCGCATGATCGAAAACCTGCGCAATGCCGAAAACAGCACTGGCAAGCACTGCAAGATTTACATGGATCTCGCGGGGCCCAAAATTCGCACCGGCGCAATTTACAAAAACAGCGAAAAACCCGCCGAGTTTTTGAAACTTTATCTTAACGACCGCCTTCTAATCTCCGCCGGCGAGCCAGGCGAAGCATTGAAAGATTCAGCTCAGCAGGTAGGCAGCGACATTCGCGGTGCAGTAGCCTGCACCTGTCCACCGGTATTTGAATATCTCGCCGTGGGTGACTCGGTGTGGATTGACGACGGTAAGGCCGGCGGTAAAGTCGAATGGGTTAGCAAATCTGCTGCTGTCGTTCATATCACCCATACCGGCCCTAATGGATCAAAAATCAAATCGGATAAGGGAATTAATTTTCCCGATACCCAATTGGATTTGTCACCACTCACCGAGAAAGACCTCAGCGATTTGGATTTCATTGCAGATCATGCCGATCTGGTCGGCTACTCCTTTGTGCAATCGCTTGACGACATGAACCGACTCCAGGAAGAGTTACGCCTGCGCGACGCCGGCACCCTGCCGATTATCGCCAAAATTGAAACGCGCAGGGCCGTTAAAAAATTCCCAGAGATTCTTTTTGGCATCATGGGACGGCAGCCGGTGGGTGTCATGATCGCCAGAGGTGATTTAGCCGTGGAGCTCGGCGGCGAACGCATGGCCGAAATTCAGGAAGAGCTTTTGTGGCTTTGTGAGGCTGCGCACGTGCCAGTTATTTGGGCAACCCAGGTTTTGGAGAGCCTTGCGAAACGTGGCTTGGCGTCTCGGCCGGAGCTCACCGATGCCGCCATGGCGGAGCGCGCCGAGTGCGTCATGCTCAATAAAGGCCGCTATATCGATGCCGCCGTGCGCACGCTCACGGATATCCTGTCGCGGATGGCCGCTCACCAACACAAGAAACGTTCCCAAATGCGCGCCTTGCACTGGTAG
- a CDS encoding 1,4-dihydroxy-2-naphthoate prenyltransferase translates to MSSTALSSSPSPFSVFMLAIRPRTLPASLSPVILGTALVEPADFNWLVGLCALGVALFLQIAVNLANDYFDAKSGVDGEDRLGPVRVTQANFATPGSVARGVVLFVCLAVACGIVLVLHTGWPLLVAGGFCVLATLAYSGGPFPLASHALGELTVLVFFGWVAVMGSYYVHTQQLSLLSFWLATSLGFLLAAIMLVNNLRDIKSDRAAGKITLAVLLGDSGSRLLYLTLVLLAALAHMVAFGFASPSLSVLQMFVPLLVCMPHAIACCRDARRLQGKNLNRLLATTAMLGLIYACATALLHLSLR, encoded by the coding sequence ATGTCGTCTACTGCGCTCAGTTCTTCGCCTTCTCCTTTTTCTGTTTTCATGCTCGCCATCCGGCCGCGAACGCTACCGGCTTCCTTAAGCCCGGTTATTTTGGGCACAGCGTTGGTAGAACCTGCAGATTTTAACTGGTTAGTCGGGTTGTGCGCTCTGGGTGTCGCCTTGTTCCTACAAATTGCTGTAAATCTGGCCAACGACTATTTCGATGCGAAATCGGGGGTCGATGGTGAAGACCGTCTCGGCCCAGTTCGGGTCACCCAAGCGAATTTCGCAACACCTGGTTCAGTTGCACGCGGTGTGGTTTTGTTTGTATGCCTCGCGGTCGCTTGCGGCATTGTGTTGGTACTGCACACGGGTTGGCCACTCCTTGTGGCCGGTGGGTTTTGTGTGTTGGCAACACTGGCATACAGTGGTGGACCCTTCCCACTTGCGTCCCACGCGTTAGGAGAGCTAACTGTACTCGTCTTTTTTGGCTGGGTTGCGGTAATGGGGAGCTACTATGTCCACACCCAGCAACTCAGTTTGTTGAGTTTTTGGTTGGCCACCTCGCTGGGTTTTTTGTTGGCCGCTATCATGCTGGTAAACAATTTACGCGATATCAAATCCGATAGAGCCGCAGGAAAAATAACCCTTGCGGTATTGTTGGGAGATTCCGGCAGTCGCTTACTCTACTTAACACTGGTGCTGTTGGCCGCGCTGGCACACATGGTCGCATTCGGCTTCGCGTCCCCGTCACTCAGCGTATTGCAAATGTTTGTTCCGCTCTTGGTGTGCATGCCTCACGCAATAGCCTGCTGCCGGGATGCGCGGCGATTACAAGGTAAAAACCTTAACCGTCTGTTGGCAACCACCGCGATGCTCGGGCTGATATACGCCTGCGCTACTGCATTGTTGCACCTATCGCTGCGTTAG
- a CDS encoding endonuclease V: MIRQTDLANFSWPNSIAAAKTLQLQLRDAVIINDPSCMPEFKTVAGVDVAFRENGAVTFAAVVVMGFPECEILEQVTAQVPTNFPYVPGYLSFRELPAILEAWRKLSLQPDFMMCDGQGIAHPRKFGLACHLGVLLDIPSVGVAKNRLVGEALEPGIAKGQKQPLDYNGEQVGWVLRSRKGVKPLFVSPGHKMAMATSVNLVESCCLKYRLPEPTRIADKLSKTRT; encoded by the coding sequence TTGATACGTCAAACCGACCTTGCCAATTTTTCATGGCCCAACTCAATTGCGGCTGCAAAAACGCTGCAACTTCAGCTGCGTGATGCAGTGATAATAAATGATCCAAGTTGCATGCCCGAGTTTAAAACGGTTGCTGGGGTGGATGTGGCCTTTCGTGAAAACGGGGCCGTCACTTTCGCTGCGGTCGTCGTTATGGGATTTCCCGAGTGCGAGATTCTCGAACAGGTTACCGCGCAAGTACCGACGAATTTTCCTTATGTTCCCGGGTACTTGTCGTTTAGAGAGCTTCCCGCGATTCTCGAGGCCTGGCGCAAGCTGAGTTTGCAGCCGGATTTTATGATGTGCGACGGGCAGGGCATCGCGCATCCGCGCAAGTTTGGTTTGGCATGCCATCTGGGTGTGTTGCTCGATATACCGAGTGTAGGCGTTGCAAAAAATCGTTTGGTTGGAGAAGCCCTCGAGCCAGGTATTGCCAAAGGCCAAAAACAGCCACTCGACTATAATGGAGAGCAAGTTGGCTGGGTATTACGGTCTCGAAAAGGTGTTAAGCCGTTGTTTGTGTCACCTGGCCATAAAATGGCGATGGCGACCAGTGTTAACCTGGTGGAAAGTTGTTGTCTAAAATACCGTTTACCCGAACCCACTCGTATCGCCGATAAGCTCAGCAAAACAAGAACTTAA
- a CDS encoding SH3 domain-containing protein, protein MPQILKSVVFCTLLATGLPAYAQSAEETIPKNPFIRLQVIDVYADVHAGPGRGYPVFYAVEEGETIILLAKRPGWYEIRLQNGRTGWVTSAQISRTIQTTGEPADLPEVSFGDYLKNSFRVGLTTGIFTKGELKDADHWSATFGYRFISWAGIEAEYGKLYGEDIRGDFYGLNLTLEPFSRWRVSPYLLVGAGEMDVDSQPKLIPLEIQKSDFVNYGIGANYYLGRNFLIKGEYRSLTVSTDNKDAEVATWKLGFNTFF, encoded by the coding sequence ATGCCGCAAATCTTGAAATCAGTTGTATTTTGCACACTGTTGGCAACAGGCCTGCCTGCCTATGCCCAGTCCGCAGAAGAGACAATACCTAAAAATCCTTTCATTAGACTTCAAGTCATTGATGTATATGCCGACGTGCACGCGGGTCCAGGTCGTGGTTATCCGGTGTTTTATGCGGTCGAAGAAGGGGAGACCATCATATTACTCGCCAAGCGTCCTGGCTGGTATGAAATACGACTTCAAAACGGCCGCACGGGGTGGGTGACCTCGGCGCAGATATCGCGCACCATTCAAACCACCGGCGAACCAGCCGATTTACCAGAAGTCAGTTTCGGCGATTATCTTAAAAACTCTTTCCGCGTGGGTTTAACCACTGGCATTTTTACCAAAGGCGAGCTCAAAGATGCTGATCACTGGAGTGCGACCTTTGGATATCGCTTCATCAGTTGGGCAGGTATTGAGGCCGAATACGGCAAGCTTTATGGGGAAGATATTCGCGGCGATTTTTACGGTTTGAATCTCACCCTCGAACCCTTTTCACGCTGGAGGGTGTCACCTTATTTACTCGTTGGTGCGGGCGAAATGGATGTGGATTCTCAACCCAAGCTTATTCCCCTGGAGATTCAAAAATCCGATTTTGTTAATTACGGTATCGGAGCCAATTACTATCTGGGGCGTAATTTTCTTATCAAGGGCGAATACCGTTCGCTGACCGTTTCAACTGACAACAAAGACGCGGAAGTAGCTACATGGAAACTCGGTTTCAACACCTTCTTTTAG
- a CDS encoding outer membrane beta-barrel protein yields the protein METRFQHLLLGGILTVALGSSSAGVAASGMDREFIDAGVFAGLINIQDFGSEWALGANLTFKATEDFFLQFNFLQAEAGLSSFEKSQGRLFSGSDRNFQHYDLLVGYNLFQSEFIALGAPNLSSLYVVGGVGDTGFGGEQSFTYTLGTGYQVAFARNYIVRLDYRDYVYTTNLITEDKTVHNGLISLGFSYLF from the coding sequence ATGGAAACTCGGTTTCAACACCTTCTTTTAGGCGGAATATTGACGGTCGCGCTAGGTTCAAGCAGTGCCGGCGTTGCAGCATCTGGCATGGACAGAGAGTTTATCGACGCTGGTGTTTTTGCAGGCCTCATTAATATCCAGGATTTTGGAAGCGAATGGGCGCTGGGCGCCAATCTTACCTTTAAAGCGACAGAAGATTTTTTTCTGCAGTTTAATTTTTTACAGGCGGAGGCGGGCTTATCATCTTTCGAAAAAAGTCAGGGGCGCTTGTTCAGTGGGTCTGATCGCAACTTTCAACATTATGATTTGTTAGTGGGCTACAACCTTTTCCAGTCGGAATTCATTGCACTCGGTGCGCCGAACTTGTCGTCGCTGTACGTTGTTGGTGGCGTGGGCGATACAGGCTTCGGTGGCGAACAAAGTTTCACCTATACTCTGGGAACTGGCTACCAGGTTGCGTTTGCGCGGAACTATATAGTGCGTTTGGACTACCGCGATTATGTCTACACAACCAATCTTATTACCGAAGACAAAACCGTTCACAACGGCTTGATTTCGCTCGGTTTCAGCTATCTCTTTTAG
- a CDS encoding outer membrane beta-barrel protein, with the protein MPDFSNITGAINAATEQLGFTHPDLKHLVEKPSRIKTSAASSFAMLSVFCLLANVSFAQGGGTIGDIGKEEKDDEQLIEPNKKVEPVKTARIDTEKFELGAFYGVMNVEDFNTNPVKGLSFSYHINQKFLAQLQYGSSRVSPASFEENTGFNFLADEDYDFTYVAVNAGYKLLDGRSFFGRKTKMDSAIYVIAGLEQVDFAANSSTGLGIGASYRIVVTDWMTMNLDFKDHAFNRDFIGDSKFTNNTELTVGINALF; encoded by the coding sequence ATGCCCGACTTTTCAAACATTACAGGTGCAATCAACGCTGCGACAGAACAACTCGGTTTTACACACCCGGATTTAAAACACCTGGTTGAAAAACCCTCCAGAATAAAAACCAGCGCCGCAAGCTCCTTCGCGATGCTGAGTGTCTTTTGCCTGCTGGCTAACGTGAGTTTTGCTCAAGGTGGCGGCACAATTGGCGATATTGGCAAAGAAGAAAAAGACGACGAACAATTAATTGAGCCGAACAAAAAAGTCGAACCCGTTAAAACCGCGCGCATCGACACTGAAAAATTTGAATTGGGCGCTTTTTATGGCGTCATGAATGTTGAAGATTTCAATACCAATCCGGTCAAAGGCTTATCTTTTAGCTACCACATAAACCAAAAATTTCTCGCGCAATTGCAGTATGGTAGCTCGCGGGTTTCACCGGCGAGTTTTGAGGAAAATACGGGCTTTAACTTTCTGGCAGACGAAGACTATGACTTCACGTATGTAGCTGTTAACGCAGGCTACAAGTTGCTGGATGGCCGATCTTTTTTCGGTCGTAAAACCAAAATGGACAGTGCAATATATGTCATCGCAGGGCTTGAACAGGTGGATTTCGCTGCAAACAGCTCTACCGGCCTTGGCATCGGTGCAAGTTATCGAATTGTGGTGACAGATTGGATGACCATGAACCTCGACTTCAAAGATCACGCGTTTAATCGTGACTTTATTGGCGATAGCAAATTCACCAACAACACTGAACTCACAGTTGGTATCAACGCGCTTTTTTAA